The proteins below are encoded in one region of Arenibacter algicola:
- a CDS encoding translocation/assembly module TamB domain-containing protein: MTTTKSKYRFLRRAAKVVLVLALLFIALVLIIRSPWAQNFIVNKVTHYISDKTDTKVEIDRLFITYSGNAFLKGLYLEDKKGDTLLYSKTLEANVPLRALLFHNELNLKSVKWEGLRAYIARNSNSEKFNYQFLIDALAPEDSIPQQPEAASMKVKIGTLDFSDFKISYNDSASGLEAKLTLGTLYLDANKTDLETMHYEVDQVALSDTKIQYKQSKAFAPQDDPETALPYLVVNDLNLNNIQLDYSSVPDNITAVVRLGEFKLDLPKADLAKNEVDINLLSLKNSDFSLQLQRDDLEVTDSTSIASKKSDFSWPDFVLTADKISLENNSVQYLLNNTPSKVGQFNPNNIGLSNLTLNATELNYQPENINLKLDRFSFVEKSGFALNQMAMHAHLNDTSASISGLKMQTASSSLTGEFKLDYPSIQKLIDFPENTKVDLQLNGIRLALQDALYFQPDLAQNEYFTIGQQHPINGNLSVQGTLADLNLPELNLNWSNTALTGEGRLFRLTEPDSLSFDISTLRANSTIADLQLFVNEKDLNISLPKTIVVEARAKGSLTNVSGEALVKIPEGSAQINGDYSNLETISFNGNLQVNDLQLGKLLQNDQLGTMAFTINASGSGSSLNTLNAEIDSKFDQLSFKNYDFSKLDLNGKIRDGKGNINLNFKDNNLNFTSQTVIDLDSTNSKYSLNLNVIGADLQALEVTTENIRAGLEMEAEFIGNPKDFIMGASVKNGVAVYDGQQYQMGEVEIKSKIDTLNTEIAIISDFLTGNLYSNGSPQSINTSLKQYFKNYFQDSIVHTSPADTLKLQMDMKLIPNSIITKVFLKDLEQLDSISAHANFDAAKRTLVSALQIPYARYKGMALDSLSFSINGDASNLNFKAGLAKLLADPVDLGRTILEGRLDSKKLLMDFSSYDGNEKITHIASEITLAKDTTLLHINPLGLIFNKKEWTIPEDNRISFGENFLEFNNVSLERNAQKLSLVSVESESEEKPLRLNFEQFRLQTFIGMLNPDRPLASGIVNGDFTLENLFGATGIVADFNVTDLEILEHALGNLSLNANSVTNGTYDFNLALKGGGADIDLNGDYAASETGAQLNLDLDLNRIDLQFIEKFSQGSLKDSHGTLSGNIDVSGTTASPMYSGSVNFKDTDFNVATLNSVFKISDETLKIDNKGIYMDNFQITDANGSNFNLNGSIGTEEFTNPKFDLSLSAEQFQALNSTKEDNELFYGKSSFDLDLSVKGYLKLPVIEGKIRVRKITDITYVVPKAQLDIQERDGVVLFVNRENPDAILTRIEQEETPAFFSGMYVNIILEIADDSDFNIIIDERTGDNLKVSGNATLNLNIEPNGSTNLSGRYELNSGHYETSLYNLVKRRFEINPGSTIVWQGDPTDAKLDVTAVYEVETSASPLMSSVISGEDISVTNKYRQVLPFLVYLNVAGELLQPQLSFRLDMPEDEQGSLGGAVYGRVQQLNQQESELNKQVFSLLALNRFYPDSGSDGSSGGTVAIARDNVNKVLSGQINAFSDKVFGKSGFEVDFDLDSFTDYQGDSPQDRTQLNINAKKKLFDDRLVVTAGSAVDVEGSAQSGQEETPIIGNVSLEYLLTKDGRYRLRGFRKNEYENIIDGQLIVTGIALIFNREFNKFSQLFNPLKETNKAEDKEREDQKKE, translated from the coding sequence ATGACAACAACCAAGTCAAAATATCGATTTCTTAGAAGGGCCGCCAAAGTTGTTTTGGTACTTGCTTTGCTTTTTATCGCATTGGTACTTATCATTAGAAGTCCATGGGCCCAGAATTTTATAGTAAACAAAGTAACACATTACATATCCGACAAGACCGATACCAAGGTTGAAATAGACCGACTTTTTATAACTTATTCAGGGAACGCTTTTTTGAAGGGATTATATCTGGAGGATAAAAAAGGGGATACCCTACTCTATTCCAAAACCTTGGAGGCCAATGTGCCTCTTAGAGCCCTGCTTTTCCATAATGAATTGAATTTAAAGTCAGTTAAGTGGGAGGGTTTACGTGCTTATATTGCTAGAAATTCCAATTCGGAGAAATTTAATTACCAATTTCTCATTGACGCCTTGGCCCCAGAAGACTCCATTCCACAACAGCCGGAGGCAGCATCTATGAAGGTGAAAATAGGTACTCTAGATTTTTCCGACTTTAAGATATCTTATAACGATAGTGCTTCGGGCTTGGAGGCTAAACTTACACTGGGTACGCTATATTTGGATGCCAACAAGACCGATCTTGAAACCATGCATTACGAGGTGGACCAAGTGGCCCTATCGGATACAAAAATCCAATACAAACAAAGCAAAGCCTTTGCTCCCCAGGACGATCCCGAAACTGCACTTCCCTACTTGGTGGTCAATGACCTGAATTTGAACAATATTCAATTGGATTACAGTTCCGTTCCAGATAATATAACGGCTGTGGTAAGATTGGGGGAATTCAAGCTGGATCTCCCCAAAGCAGATCTAGCAAAAAACGAGGTGGACATAAATTTGCTCTCCCTAAAAAACTCGGACTTCTCCCTACAACTCCAAAGGGATGATCTGGAGGTTACTGATTCTACCTCGATCGCCTCAAAAAAGTCAGACTTTTCATGGCCAGATTTCGTCTTAACGGCAGATAAAATTTCTCTCGAAAACAATTCGGTCCAATACCTCTTAAACAACACTCCATCAAAGGTAGGGCAGTTCAACCCCAACAATATAGGGCTGTCCAATCTTACTTTGAACGCAACGGAGCTCAATTATCAACCTGAAAATATCAACCTAAAGTTAGACCGGTTTTCATTCGTGGAAAAAAGTGGCTTTGCTCTAAACCAAATGGCTATGCATGCCCATTTAAATGATACCTCGGCATCCATTTCCGGATTAAAAATGCAGACTGCTTCAAGTTCCTTAACGGGCGAATTTAAACTGGACTACCCTTCAATACAAAAACTGATAGATTTCCCAGAAAACACCAAGGTTGACCTGCAATTGAACGGAATAAGACTCGCACTTCAGGACGCCCTCTATTTTCAACCCGACCTTGCCCAGAATGAATATTTTACCATTGGCCAACAACATCCCATTAATGGAAATTTAAGTGTACAGGGCACTTTGGCTGATTTGAACTTGCCTGAATTAAATTTAAACTGGAGCAATACTGCCTTGACTGGCGAAGGCCGCCTATTCCGGCTTACTGAACCCGATTCGCTTTCTTTTGACATCTCAACATTAAGGGCCAACTCCACCATTGCCGATCTACAATTATTTGTAAACGAAAAGGACCTGAACATTTCATTGCCCAAAACTATTGTGGTCGAGGCGCGGGCAAAGGGCAGTTTAACAAACGTCTCCGGGGAGGCCCTTGTAAAAATTCCCGAAGGCAGTGCCCAAATCAATGGCGACTATTCCAATTTGGAGACGATAAGTTTCAACGGCAACCTTCAAGTAAACGACCTACAATTGGGCAAGTTGTTGCAAAATGATCAGCTGGGCACCATGGCATTCACTATAAATGCATCCGGAAGCGGCAGCAGCCTGAATACCTTGAACGCCGAAATAGATTCCAAATTCGACCAGCTTAGCTTCAAAAATTACGATTTTTCAAAGCTGGATCTCAATGGAAAAATCCGCGACGGAAAAGGCAACATAAACCTCAATTTTAAAGATAACAACCTGAATTTCACCTCCCAGACAGTTATAGATCTGGATTCCACAAATTCTAAATACAGCTTAAATCTAAATGTAATTGGTGCCGATCTTCAAGCCCTTGAGGTTACTACCGAAAATATAAGGGCTGGGCTGGAAATGGAAGCTGAATTTATAGGTAACCCAAAAGACTTTATAATGGGGGCTTCGGTAAAAAATGGGGTAGCCGTATATGATGGGCAACAATACCAAATGGGTGAAGTGGAAATTAAATCCAAAATTGACACCCTAAATACGGAGATTGCTATAATAAGCGATTTTCTAACAGGGAATTTATATTCCAACGGTTCTCCCCAAAGCATAAACACTTCCTTAAAACAATATTTTAAGAATTATTTTCAAGATTCAATAGTACATACATCCCCTGCCGACACCTTAAAACTACAAATGGATATGAAATTGATTCCGAATTCCATTATCACCAAGGTATTTTTAAAGGACTTGGAACAATTAGACTCCATTAGTGCGCATGCAAATTTTGATGCGGCCAAAAGAACCTTGGTGTCGGCCTTACAAATACCCTATGCCAGATATAAGGGCATGGCACTGGATAGTCTAAGCTTTTCTATAAACGGAGATGCCAGCAATCTCAATTTTAAGGCAGGTCTGGCCAAGCTCCTGGCCGATCCGGTGGACCTTGGAAGAACCATATTGGAGGGCAGGTTGGACAGTAAGAAATTATTAATGGATTTCAGTTCTTATGATGGCAATGAAAAAATAACGCACATTGCTTCCGAAATAACTTTGGCCAAGGACACCACCCTACTCCATATCAATCCCTTGGGATTAATATTTAATAAGAAGGAATGGACCATTCCAGAGGACAATCGTATATCCTTTGGCGAAAACTTTTTGGAATTCAACAATGTATCCTTGGAAAGAAATGCACAAAAATTGAGCCTTGTAAGTGTAGAATCCGAATCGGAGGAAAAACCTCTTAGGCTAAACTTTGAGCAATTTAGACTACAGACCTTTATAGGCATGCTTAACCCCGATAGGCCTTTGGCATCTGGGATTGTGAACGGGGATTTTACCCTTGAAAATCTATTTGGAGCCACCGGAATTGTGGCAGATTTTAATGTAACCGATTTAGAAATTTTGGAACATGCGCTTGGCAATCTAAGTCTAAATGCCAATTCCGTAACCAATGGAACCTACGATTTTAATCTGGCCCTAAAAGGCGGGGGCGCAGATATTGACCTCAACGGGGATTATGCCGCATCCGAAACTGGTGCACAACTAAATTTGGATCTGGATCTAAATAGGATTGACCTCCAGTTTATAGAAAAATTCTCCCAGGGAAGTTTGAAAGATTCCCATGGAACGCTCTCCGGAAATATTGATGTTTCCGGGACAACAGCTTCCCCCATGTATTCCGGCTCCGTCAATTTTAAGGACACCGATTTTAATGTGGCTACCTTGAATTCTGTTTTTAAGATTTCCGATGAAACCCTCAAAATTGATAACAAAGGGATTTATATGGACAATTTTCAGATTACGGACGCCAATGGCAGTAATTTTAATTTGAATGGTTCCATTGGCACTGAAGAATTTACAAATCCAAAATTTGATCTGAGCCTAAGTGCCGAACAATTTCAAGCCCTAAACTCTACCAAAGAGGACAACGAATTGTTTTATGGCAAGTCGAGTTTTGATCTGGACCTGAGTGTCAAAGGCTATTTAAAGCTCCCGGTGATAGAAGGGAAGATCCGAGTCCGAAAAATAACAGACATTACCTATGTAGTCCCCAAAGCTCAATTGGATATACAGGAGCGCGATGGAGTAGTTCTTTTTGTAAACCGTGAAAATCCCGATGCCATCCTAACCAGAATTGAACAGGAAGAAACCCCTGCTTTTTTTTCAGGAATGTACGTCAATATTATTTTGGAAATCGCTGACGATTCGGATTTTAATATCATCATAGATGAACGTACTGGTGACAACCTTAAAGTTTCTGGAAACGCTACGCTAAATCTGAATATAGAACCCAACGGCTCAACAAATCTATCGGGCCGGTACGAACTAAATTCCGGGCATTACGAGACTTCCTTATACAATCTGGTAAAACGAAGGTTTGAAATCAACCCTGGTAGTACCATTGTTTGGCAGGGCGACCCAACAGACGCCAAACTGGACGTAACCGCGGTATACGAAGTGGAAACTTCGGCATCACCCCTGATGTCCTCCGTTATTTCCGGTGAAGATATAAGCGTTACCAACAAATACCGCCAAGTACTCCCCTTTTTGGTATACCTTAATGTTGCAGGGGAATTGTTGCAACCGCAGTTGTCCTTTAGACTGGATATGCCCGAAGACGAACAAGGCTCCCTTGGAGGAGCCGTTTACGGTAGGGTACAACAGTTGAACCAACAAGAATCCGAGTTGAACAAACAGGTTTTTTCCTTGTTGGCACTTAATAGGTTTTACCCCGATTCCGGGAGCGATGGTAGTAGTGGCGGTACGGTGGCCATTGCCAGGGACAATGTAAACAAGGTCCTATCCGGGCAGATAAATGCCTTTTCGGACAAGGTTTTTGGCAAATCCGGATTTGAGGTCGATTTTGACTTGGACAGTTTTACGGATTACCAGGGAGATAGTCCACAGGACCGGACCCAATTGAACATCAATGCGAAAAAAAAATTGTTCGATGACAGGCTGGTGGTAACGGCAGGAAGTGCTGTGGATGTGGAGGGGAGTGCGCAATCAGGCCAAGAAGAAACCCCAATAATTGGGAACGTAAGTCTGGAGTATTTACTTACCAAAGATGGGCGTTATAGACTAAGGGGCTTTAGAAAGAACGAGTACGAAAATATTATAGACGGTCAATTGATCGTCACGGGAATAGCCCTTATTTTTAATAGGGAATTCAATAAGTTTAGTCAGTTGTTCAACCCTCTGAAAGAGACAAATAAAGCAGAGGACAAGGAGAGGGAAGATCAAAAAAAAGAATAG
- a CDS encoding DUF808 domain-containing protein: MASGFFALLDDIASLMDDVGAMTKIAGKKTAGILGDDLAVNAEKASGFVSSREIPVLWAITKGSILNKLIILPIAFLLSAFVPVAVTVILVLGGLYLAYEGAEKIYEFFVPHKHLKEAKVKTYLTKKEILLLEKEKIKSAIITDFILSVEIVIIALGTVVQEPIWTQVMVVTIIALVATAGVYGIVALIVRMDDFGLKLIELNGKKHSISDSIGRFLVGALPIVIKSLSVIGTIALVLVAGGIFVHNLEFLHHWLEALPAIAGEFLVGLVIGFLCLSVVMAFKKVLPMIWPNRKIDHK; the protein is encoded by the coding sequence ATGGCATCAGGATTTTTTGCTTTGCTGGACGATATCGCCAGTTTAATGGATGATGTTGGGGCAATGACAAAAATTGCAGGTAAGAAAACGGCCGGCATTTTGGGAGATGATCTGGCGGTAAATGCCGAAAAGGCTTCTGGTTTTGTTTCCTCACGTGAAATTCCAGTGCTATGGGCCATTACAAAAGGGTCCATACTGAACAAATTGATCATTCTTCCCATAGCTTTTCTGCTCAGTGCTTTTGTGCCGGTTGCGGTCACGGTAATCTTGGTGTTGGGCGGACTTTATCTGGCCTATGAAGGGGCAGAGAAGATCTATGAATTTTTTGTACCCCACAAACACCTAAAGGAAGCGAAAGTAAAAACCTATTTGACCAAAAAAGAAATCTTGCTCTTGGAGAAGGAAAAAATTAAATCGGCCATTATAACCGATTTTATTCTCTCCGTAGAAATAGTAATCATAGCCCTGGGCACGGTTGTTCAGGAACCCATTTGGACCCAGGTAATGGTAGTCACCATAATAGCTCTGGTGGCAACGGCAGGGGTTTACGGTATAGTGGCGTTGATTGTTAGGATGGACGACTTTGGATTAAAGCTTATAGAGCTCAACGGTAAGAAGCACAGTATATCCGATTCTATTGGCAGGTTTTTAGTAGGAGCACTGCCTATAGTCATAAAAAGTTTATCGGTAATAGGAACCATTGCCTTGGTGCTGGTGGCCGGAGGCATTTTTGTACATAACCTGGAATTTCTTCATCATTGGCTAGAGGCCTTGCCGGCCATAGCGGGGGAATTTTTGGTCGGTCTGGTAATAGGTTTCCTTTGTTTATCGGTGGTAATGGCTTTTAAGAAGGTTTTACCCATGATATGGCCAAACCGCAAAATCGATCACAAATAA